From one Lotus japonicus ecotype B-129 chromosome 3, LjGifu_v1.2 genomic stretch:
- the LOC130745176 gene encoding ATP-dependent zinc metalloprotease FTSH 12, chloroplastic — translation MDLIISHSPNPLFVSSSPFPSTSQNPTFLTFAAPYSRRRKLKFRASASADPNGAGASSWFQPLQRASRRFWVKFGDLVKKETGVDLEDGAVKLGEFVDGVKYNGDEFGRIGTRSVTQFVDWNRLERWKDLKNWEPKRIGALVLYILVVAFACRGVYVAIQAPYLNRQRKELTEAYMEALIPEPSPSNIRRFEKGMWKRTMPKGLKMKKLIERPDGTLVHDTTYVGEDAWEDDQETPEEHVKQIIKDDERLNRQEKKELTKDLGISGEVQIEGTWRERLHKWKEILRKERLVEQLDSLNAKYVVEFDMKEVENSLRKDVAEKATATPGTRGLWIAKRWWRYRPKLPYNYFLEKLDSSEVAAVVFTEDLKRLYVTMKEGFPLEYVVDIPLDPHMFEIITSSGVEVDLLQKQQIHYFMKVVMALLPGILILWLIRESMTLLLITSKRFLYKKYNQLYDMAHAENFIMPVGDVGETKSMYKEVVLGGDVWDLLDELMIYMGNPMQFYEKDVNFVRGVLLSGPPGTGKTLFARTLAKESGLPFVFASGAEFTDSEKSGAARINEMFSTARRNAPCFVFVDEIDAIAGRHARNDPRRRATFEALITQLDGEKEKTGVDRHSLRQAIIFICATNRPDELDLEFVRPGRIDRRLYIGLPDAKQRVQIFGVHSSGKQLAEDVNFEKLVFRTVGFSGADIRNLVNEAAIMSVRKGHSKIFQQDLIDVLDKQLLEGMGVLLTEEEQQKCEESVSFEKKRLLAVHEAGHVVLAHLFPRFDWHAFSQLLPGGKETAISVFYPREDMVDQGYTTFGYMMMQMVVAHGGRCAERLVFGDDITDGGRDDLEKITKIAREMVISPQNSRLGLIALTKRIGLVDRPDSSDGEMIRYRWDDPQVIPANMTLEVSELFTRELTRYIEETEELAMNALRDNRHILDLVTRELLERSRITGLEVEEKLKGLSPVMFEDFIKPFQIDLDEDGPLPHNDRVRYQTPNLYPAPLHRC, via the exons ATGGATCTCATCATTTCACACAGCCCAAACCCACTTTTTGTTTCCTCATCACCATTTCCCTCAACCTCTCAAAATCCCACCTTTTTAACGTTTGCCGCACCCTACTCCCGTCGCAGAAAGCTCAAGTTTCGAGCTTCAGCGAGCGCAGACCCAAATGGCGCTGGTGCGTCTTCTTGGTTCCAACCGTTGCAACGCGCTTCGAGGCGGTTTTGGGTGAAATTTGGGGATTTGGTGAAGAAGGAGACGGGTGTTGACTTGGAGGATGGTGCTGTGAAGTTGGGTGAGTTTGTGGATGGTGTGAAGTATAATGGAGATGAATTTGGAAGGATTGGGACTCGTTCGGTGACTCAGTTTGTCGATTGGAACCGGTTGGAGCGTTGGAAG GATCTCAAGAACTGGGAACCTAAGAGAATTGGTGCATTAGTTCTTTATATCCTTGTTGTGGCATTTGCTTGTAGAGGAGTATATGTAGCAATTCAAGCACCTTACCTAAATCGCCAAAGAAAAGAATTGACTGAAGCTTACATGGAAGCTTTGATTCCTGAGCCGTCTCCCAGTAATATTAGAAG ATTTGAGAAGGGTATGTGGAAGAGGACAATGCCGAAAGGCCTGAAAATGAAAAAGCTAATCGAAAGGCCTGATGGAACACTTGTTCATGATACTACATATGTTGGGGAGGATGCATGGGAGGATGATCAAGAAACTCCTGAAGAACATGTAAAGCAAATTATAAAGGATGATGAAAGATTAAACAGACAAGAGAAGAAAGAACTAACCAAAGACTTGGGCATTTCAG GTGAAGTTCAAATTGAGGGTACATGGCGTGAGAGACTTCATAAATGGAAGGAGATCCTTAGAAAAGAACGCCTTGTTGAGCAACTGGATTCCTTAAATGCCAAATATGTAGTTGAGTTTGACATGAAAGAGGTTGAAAATAGTCTTCGCAAGGATGTGGCAGAAAAGGCGACAGCCACTCCGGGAACAAGGGGTCTGTGGATAGCTAAGAGATGGTGGCGCTATCGTCCTAAACTTCCTTACAATTATTTTCTTGAAAAACTTGATAGTTCTGAG GTAGCAGCTGTTGTCTTTACTGAAGACTTGAAAAGATTGTACGTGACAATGAAAGAAGGTTTCCCTTTGGAGTATGTT GTTGATATTCCTCTTGATCCACATATGTTTGAGATTATTACAAGTTCTGGAGTTGAAGTAGATCTCCTTCAGAAGCAACAGATCCATTATTTTATGAAGGTTGTGATGGCATTATTACCTGGAATACTAATTCTCTGGCTTATAAGGGAGTCTATGACACTTCTACTCATCACTTCCAAACGCTTTCTTTACAAGAAGTATAATCAACTCTATGATATGGCTCATGCAGAAAATTTTATCATG CCAGTTGGAGATGTTGGTGAAACAAAATCTATGTACAAGGAAGTTGTGTTGGGGGGTGACGTTTGGGATCTTCTTGACGAGTTGATGATCTATATGGGAAATCCTATGCAGTTCTATGAAAAGGATGTGAATTTTGTTCGG GGTGTTCTACTCTCTGGACCTCCAGGAACAGGAAAAACTCTTTTTGCCAGGACACTTGCAAAAGAAAGTGGACTGCCTTTTGTTTTTGCTTCTGGTGCTGAGTTCACAGATAGTGAAAAAAGTGGAGCTGCCAGAATTAATGAGATGTTTTCCACTGCCAGGAGAAAT GCACCTTGTTTTGTATTTGTAGATGAAATAGACGCCATTGCTGGAAGACATGCTAGGAACGATCCACGTAGAAGGGCAACTTTTGAGGCTCTTATTACACAGCTTGACGGGGA GAAGGAAAAAACTGGTGTTGACCGTCATTCCCTCAGACAAGCTATCATATTCATCTGTGCCACAAACAGGCCTGATGAATTAGATCTTGAATTTGTTCGACCTGGACGTATTGATCGTCGTCTATACATAGGTTTGCCTGATGCGAAGCAAAGAGTCCAAATTTTTGGTGTGCATAGTTCTGGAAAGCAACTTGCAGAGGATGTGAATTTCGAAAAG CTTGTGTTCCGTACTGTTGGATTCTCTGGAGCGGATATAAGAAACCTTGTCAATGAAGCTGCAATAATGTCG GTGAGAAAAGGGCATTCCAAAATTTTCCAGCAAGACCTTATAGATGTACTAGATAAACAATTGCTTGAGGGTATGGGAGTCCTTCTCACTGAGGAGGAGCAGCAGAAATGTGAAGAAAGC GTATCTTTTGAAAAGAAGAGACTGCTTGCTGTTCATGAAGCTGGTCATGTTGTGCTAGCGCACTTATTTCCTCGGTTTGACTGGCATGCATTTTCGCAGCTCCTACCCGGTGGTAAG GAAACTGCAATATCTGTATTCTATCCTCGAGAAGATATGGTAGACCAAGGTTATACCACATTTGGTTACATGATGATGCAAATGGTAGTGGCTCATGGTGGTCGATGTGCTGAACGTCTTGTATTTGGCGATGATATAACTGATGGAGGAAGAGACGATCTAGAAAAGATAACAAAG ATTGCTAGGGAGATGGTAATCAGTCCTCAAAATTCAAGGTTGGGGTTAATAGCTTTAACAAAAAGGATTGGCTTAGTTGATCGACCAGACAGTTCAGATGGCGAGATGATAAGATATAGA TGGGATGACCCTCAAGTGATTCCTGCTAATATGACACTTGAGGTATCTGAGCTCTTTACGCGGGAGTTGACAAGG TATATTGAAGAAACTGAAGAACTTGCAATGAATGCTTTGAGGGATAATAGGCATATCCTGGACTTGGTTACAAGGGAGCTATTGGAGAGGTCAAGAATAACTGGATTG GAGGttgaagaaaaattgaagggaCTATCGCCAGTAATGTTTGAGGACTTTATAAAGCCATTCCAGATAGACTTAGATGAG GATGGGCCACTTCCGCATAATGATCGTGTACGGTATCAGACACCGAACCTGTATCCTGCTCCTCTCCATAGATGTTGA
- the LOC130744471 gene encoding uncharacterized protein LOC130744471, giving the protein MEQNVQKVGSVEARAKRKAILSNRRDCGTSSSSSNPNSSILDINTQALDTPPSISRNFFSRLQRSLQNTTPNKSIAVQKNQGLKHVNPFQKMKILNGDLRIEDEELQNLCLIEIEKILQGNGRSLKEFPCLPYPKFSEIHTFENRFVADELNYNRDEMVKIHDELVSSLTSEQNIVYKNVLDVVLSDNGRFFFLYGFGGTGKTFVWNTLSAALRSRGLIVLNVASSGIASLLLPGGRTAHSRFSILISINEISTCNLRHGSPKAELLKKASLIIWDEAPMLNKHCFEALDRSLNDIMKTQFTHGYDIPFGGKVVVLGGDFRQILPVISKGSRSEIVGSDINSSYLWKHCKVMKLAINMRLQNATSTSSATEIKEFADWLLQVGDGTVKTIDEEETFIEIPADLLIEQCKEPLLELVNFAYPKLANNLQKNSFFQERAIIAPTLECVEEINNFMLAMIPGDET; this is encoded by the exons ATGGAACAAAACGTTCAGAAGGTAGGTTCTGTTGAGGCCAGGGCAAAGAGAAAAGCAATATTATCAAATAGAAGAGATTGTGGTACCTCATCAAGTTCATCCAACCCCAATTCTTCCATCTTAGATATCAATACTCAAGCTCTAGATACACCTCCTTCAATTTCAAGAAATTTTTTCTCAAGACTGCAAAGATCTCTTCAAAACACCACTCCCAACAAGTCAATAGCAGTGCAAAAAAACCAAGGGCTAAAGCATGTCAACCCCTTTCAAAAGATGAAAATTCTAAATGGGG atCTTCGTATAGAGGATGAAGAATTACAGAACTTATGTCTGattgagattgaaaaaatattgcaaGGCAATGGAAGGTCACTCAAGGAATTTCCATGTTTACCATACCCTAAATTTTCAGAAATTCATACTTTTGAAAATAGATTCGTTGCAGATGAGTTGAATTATAATAGGGATGAAATGGTAAAGATTCATGATGAATTGGTCAGTTCTCTTACTTCAGAGCAAAATATTGTTTATAAGAATGTTTTGGATGTTGTTTTGTCTGATAACGGCAgattcttttttctatatggttttggaggaaCGGGAAAAACATTTGTTTGGAATACATTATCTGCTGCTTTGCGTTCAAGGGGCCTTATCGTCTTAAATGTCGCATCTAGCGGAATTGCATCGCTATTGTTACCTGGAGGTAGAACTGCTCATTCAAGGTTTTCTAttcttatttcaataaatgagaTATCAACCTGTAATCTTCGTCACGGTTCCCCAAAAGCTGAGTTATTGAAAAAAGCAAGCCTTATTATTTGGGATGAGGCACCTATGTTAAACAAACATTGCTTTGAAGCTTTAGACAGATCTCTTAACGACATTATGAAGACTCAGTTTACCCATGGTTATGACATTCCATTCGGAGGTAAAGTTGTGGTACTAGGAGGcgactttagacaaatacttcCAGTTATTTCCAAAGGAAGTCGTTCAGAAATTGTCGGTTCAGAtatcaattcttcatatttgtggaagcattgcaaggtaatgaaGCTGGCTATTAATATGAGATTGCAAAATGCTACATCGACTTCTTCAGCAacagaaataaaagagtttgcagattggttgcttcaagtgggagaTGGTACAGTTAAAACGATTGATGAGGAAGAAACATTTATTGAGATTCCTGCAGATCTTCTTATTGAACAGTGTAAGGAACCGTTGCTTGAATTAGTTAATTTTGCATATCCAAAACTTGCAAataatttgcaaaaaaattcattctttcAAGAAAGAGCGATCATTGCACCAACACTTGAATGTGTAgaggaaatcaacaactttatgttagcAATGATTCCTGGTGATGAAACATAA